The genomic interval TCGTTGCAAGCAGATCTATGAATACAAAAACAATTCAACGCTGGAAAGATTTCAGTAATGCAAGCAGATTGCCTGTATATACATATTTACCTGCATCTAACGCAAAAAATGAAATTCAAAAAATTCTTGACAATGTAGAAACTAAAAATATTTTAAACGATACTGATAGACTTGATTTGCTTTTGCAACAAGATGCGCTTAGCGGTCAATACCGAATGTCATTTATTGAGTGGTTTACTATTATGACACAAAAATATAATATTACAAAAGAAATTATTGTAAAAATTGATTCCGAGCTTAATAAAGTTGCTATTGCAAATGTGGCGGCAGGAAAACAAATACTATATATTTCTGCTGTTATTTGGGCTTTTACATTAGTTCTTATATTTTTCTCAGCCAGTGTGTCAAGAAAATTTTCTAAAAACGTTAAAGAACTCGGTAAAGTTATCGGTCGTATCGGTGAGCTTTCAAATCAAGAGCAAAATATTGATATTCAATCAAGCGAAGGAATTACAAAGGCTTACGGCCTTATACAAGATGCTTTGGACTTGGTTACTTATCAAAAAGAAGCAGCCGAAGATGCAAACAAAGCAAAATCTATTTTCCTTGCCAATATGTCGCACGAAATCAGAACTCCGCTTAACGGTGTTATCGGTTTTACAGAGCTTTTAAGAAATACAGAGCTTGATGAAGAGCAACAAGATTATGTGGATACTATCGAACAATCATCTGAAAACCTACTTACAATTATAAATAATATTTTGGATGTTTCTAAAATCGAAAGTAACAAAGTTGAGCTTGAAGATATCTTATTTAATCCTATTCAAGATTTTGAAAGTGCGGTTGAAATTTATGTTGCAAAAGCAACTGAGAAAAATATAGATATTTTATTATACATTGATCCTACTTTGATTCATCACCTATACGGCGATATCACAAAGATTAAAGAAGTTTTAATCAATTTGATGTCAAATGCCGTAAAATTTACACCTGAGGGTGGTATGATTGCAGTAGAAATTGTCAGAGTAAAAAGTGATAATCCAAATGAGGCAACTGTAAATTTTAGTGTTGAAGATACTGGAGTTGGAATTGCGGAAGATAAATTGGTTAATGTATTTAATGCTTTTTCACAAGCCGATTCTACAATTACAAGAAAATATGGCGGAACAGGACTTGGATTAACAATTTCATCTAAATATGTTGCTATGATGGGTGGAAAGCTAGAAGTTAAATCGACTTTAGGAAAAGGAACAAGATTTTACTTTACACTTACATTTAAAGAAACACAAAAGACAAATGCTGAAAATATGTTTGATGGTATTAAACAACTTAGTTGTGCTATGTTTGCTGAGCAAAGCGATGTAATGTTTAATAATATTTTCAAAAATTATATTGAACACTTCGGTGCTAAAATTTCAATTTTCTATGATAAAAATGAATTTTTAAATAGTGCCGATAGTGGAAAGTTCAATGTTCTTGCAACTAGATTTAAAAATTTTGATAGTATTAAAGATAGCGTAAAATTGCCATTATTATTATCTTTAAAACCGAAAGAACTTCAAAGTATAACTATAACAAATCCGAATGTATTTACAATTTCAGAGCCTGTAAATGTATCTAAACTTGTAAAAGTCGTAGGTAGAATTTCAAAAGCAGGCGCAGTCCCAGGTTTAAGAGGTGATAGTGGATTTGAAAGCAGTAATTTAAAAGATATCATTCAAAATAGTCTTAAAAAACAAGGTGAACCTGAAATAAAAATTAGTGAACCGGTTGCAGAACAAGTTATTGAAGAGGTGTCTGAGCCTGAAATTTCTGTTGTACAAGAAGAAATTAAGCCTCTTGATATATCTTTAGATGATAATTTATTTTCACAAAAAGCAGTTGAAACTGAGCCTGAGACTTTATCGGCTGAAAGTGAACCGAAAATTGAAATTCCAGTTGAACCTGTTGTTACGGAACCTGTAGTACATGAACCTGAAATTAAAGTAGTAAATGAAGTACAAAGTGACGAAGAAGAAGCAGCTAAATTTGATGAGCCTATTAGTTTGGTTATTCCGGATGAAACTTCTAAAGTAAAAATTGAACCTGTTGTTGAATCTGTTAAATCACAAGAACCTGAAGTTGTTACTGAAGAAGCTGTTAAACCTGTTGATTTTGAAATACCTGTTGAAAAAGTTGCAGCTGAATCTGAAATAGTCGAGGAAAAAATTCCGGAACCTGAAATAATTAAGTCTGAACCTGCAATAAAAGAAACGATAAAACCTAAAACTAAAGTAGTTACAGAATATGTGGATAAAACTGAAATAGTTGAAGAAACTATAATGGTAGATGAAGAATTTGAAGAGCCTGTTACTACTTATGAAATCGTTGAAAAACCTGAAACTGTGATGGTAGAAGTGGAAGAGGAAGTAATAGAAGAAATAGACGATCCAAATGCGGCATCTTCAGGAGTAGCAGGTGGAGGAGATGATGTACCGCTTCTAAAACGTACATACAATGCAAATATTTTAATTGCAGAAGATAATGAAATAAATCAAAAACTTATGAAACACACATTGAGCAGTTTTAAAGCAAATCTTACAATAGTTGAAAATGGTCTTTTAGCTTTAGAGGCTCGTAAAAGCGGCGATTTTGATTTGGTATTTATGGATATTTCAATGCCTGTTATGGATGGAATTGAAGCTACAAAACAAATCAAACAATACGAACAGGAAAATAATTTAAAACACATTCCAATTGTTGCTGTTACTGCAAATGCATTAAAAGGCGACAGAGAAAGATTTATGTCACAAGGGTTGGATGAATATTGTACTAAACCGATTAAAAAGGATATTTTAGCTTCTATGCTTGATATGTTTATTAAAAATAAACGTTCTGATGGTGCAGGTGCGGCTGCTGCTACAAATGAACCACCAAAGAAAATAAAAGTAAAACGCAAAATTAAAAAACAAGTGCCAAAAACAGTTATTAAAAAAGTTAAAGTTCCAAAAACAGTTATTAAAAAAGTTGTAAAAAAAGTTCCTAAAGTTGTAAAAAAAGAGATAACTAAAAAAGTTCCTGTTCAAAAAGTAGTAGAAATTCCGGTAGAGCAAGTATCTACAATAGACACTTTTAGCGAAAATTTAAATAAAACTTTAAATATTAAATCGGATATTGAGCAAAAAGTTGAAAGCAAACCTATAAATGCTGAAATTTTTAAGGACGTGCTACTTTATAAAAATAATCCGATTGAAAATCGTATTTTTGCTAGTATATTAAATCATATGGAACTTAGCGTAGATATGGTTGAGAGTTTTGATGAATTTGTTAAAAAAGTCAAAGAGAGTGGTTACAAGTTATCACTAATTGACGATAAGGTGCCAAATTTTGATGCTTCATTACTACAAAATTCTATTGATTTAAGTCCAAGTGACATTAAGTCTGTTGTATTTACCGATAATGTAAGTAAAAATACACTTAAAGGTAAGTTTAATGATGTTATTAAATATGGCATTAACAAAACACAACTTGAAAACATTGTAAATAAATATATAGGATGAGAATATGAGAAATATTAAAGTTTTAACCGTTGACGACGATAATATTAATTTGAAGTTGTTGGAAGTTATGCTAAAAAAAACAGGTAAAATTGATGAAATAATTAAGGCTTCAAATGGTCTTGAGGCTCTTAGCATACTTGATCAAAGAGATGATATTGATTTAATTTTACTGGATATTGTTATGCCCGTTATGAACGGGCTTGAGTTTTTGGACAATATGCATTCACGAGAAAAAATATCACATATACCGGTTATTGTTTTAACAACAGATGAAACTGCCAAACATGAAGCTTTTAACAAAGGTGCATATGATTTTATGACTAAGCCGGTTTATGATAAAGAGCTGAATCAAAAACTTAATGATGTTATGAGCATTATTGAATAAAACAGCTTTTTTAACTTTTGTTTAAAAAATTTGCCTCAAAAAAATATAGTTTTTTGAGGCTTTTTTTATTATTTTAATTCAATAGGAATTAAAAATTAGTTTATATTTTTAAATTTATATCATAAAATTTTATTATATATTTGTCCTTATAGCTCAGCTGGATAGAGCGCAAAATTCCTAATTTTGAGGCCGTGAGTTCGAATCTCGCTAGGGACATGAATACTCATATAATACAAGCCTGTTACATCATAATTATGAAAAGTATTTGTAATTAGTCAAATTTTTATTATTACAATGATTAGGATAATTAAATAATAAATTACATGTTAAAAATTTGAACTATTTTACTCGCATGATACTTGTCATTATAATTAATTATATATGAAATTATAATGAGTTAAAAAATAAAAAGTATTTATATAAAATCCAATAAACAAATATATAAATAAACAAATAATCTAACAATCATATAAAGTAAATATTTCAAATTTTATTGAAGGATATAATGCCAGGAGCAGGAAAATATATAACTTATTTCTATAGTTATGATAAAATTTTAGAAAAATACGCTGTATAGATAAGATTTTGGTTAATTTCATTTTGTAAACTTAAAGTCTGTATAATAAAATGATAGATTTAGCAAGTCGTAGGTAAAAAAAAGAAAATAAATCAGTTTCCTAAAATTTTATTAGTAGATAAATATCGAGATGAATTTTTATATTATCAGTGTATTGTAAAAATAAAAATCACACATAGCTATAATACAAAGTTTAACAAGTTAATTTAACCAAAAAAATATAAATTAAAGAAACTTATAAAACCTTAAAGCAACATACAAAAGACTACTAAGTAATAATAATTTAAATAAATTTTTAAATCATTTATTCTTATATATAAAAAAGTGATGGATAATTTTGCATTTAAATTAAACTTTTTACAAATTACCGCCATTTTAAAATCATTTTCTTGCTTTTATCTGTATTTACATTTTTTAAATATGGCTTCAATGTGTCTATTTTATGTACTGGATATACAAATTTAAAAATTGTTATATTTTTAATCTGAAATATTTATTTATAAAAGCATTGAAAGTTTCTCTAAAACTTGTATGACTTTTACTTTGTTTATGTTAATCTTTAATAAAATATTAACCTTTTTAATAAGCCTCTTATTTAAAGCAGTCGTTGCTGTTTTGGTATATTATTCAAAACATTTTGTCGCCAGGATTTTATTGCATATGTTTATTATAAAAAGTGCTAAATCGCTGGAAATTCTTAAATCAAATTGTCTGTGCTTTTTTCCTTTTCAGTTAATCAAAGTGTAAATAATACTTTTTATTTTTATTAATTTTTAAGTGTAATTTCATGTAAAAGCTCATTTTATAAGCATTTTTACAAATTTCATTCAATTATATTTCCTGTAAAATATATTAAACTTCGTAAATCACTTATATGATAGATCCAAACTAATTCATATGTTGTTTTAGATGCAGCCTTTGTCTTATTTATATTATAAATATCACTATAATTTATTCCACCTAAAGAATTTTGTTTTATATAACCATTAACGGTAACATACCTTAATAAACTTCTAATCATTAGAAGCGAATCTTTAAAATAACTATATCTTTTGTTTATTATTAATGGCTGTAAGCAAGTTTTTAACCAGGTTTAGATTATTTATTGAATTAATCGGTTTGTTTTTTTAGATATAAATCGAAATTTTTAAGCATATGATTATGCTTTTTAACTGTTGCAGGTGCTAAAGCCTTCGCTTTTAAATATTCATCACTTATTAGTTTAAGTGATTTTTTAGTAGGCTTTTGAAAGTCTGTAGATATTTTTTTAGCAATTTGGTAGGCTTTGGAGTAATCGATCTCTTTACAATTTCCAATGCTTTTACTATCTTGCCCATATTTCTAAAACCGGTTGTTATTGAAGATTGTTATATTTTTTTGGATACTCTACTTCTAAACCATAGATTTACTTCGGAGTTTATTAAGATTTTAAAATCTTTTTTATTGTATTTGGCTTTATAAGATTTTGGATCGTTAATTATTTATCAATCGTCACCTTTATCATTCAGTTTCTTTTTTTATAAAACTTTAATAAAAATTGCAATTAAATTTCAAGTTTTTTTAGGTTATGAGAGATAATGAATCAAATTTATAATTTTTTTGGGAGATTTTTTAGTTAATTTAAACTTATATAGTGTTTTATTGATTTTTATTATCGCTTTTCAATATGATACTCAAATCATTAACTAAAGTGATCAGTTATTGTTTTAGTTGATATCATTAACACTTACTATACATTAAAAGAAGCTTAAATGGTGCGACCAGCGAGACTTGAACTCGCACACGCGAAGCGCACTACCACCTCAAGATAGCGTGTATACCAATTTCACCATGGTCGCAATTAAAAAAAATAAAAAGAATTAAAAATAAAAGCCCCGTTGCGGGGCATAAAATTTATTTTGCAGCAGCTGCGATTGTTTCTGTAAGCAATGGGTTTGCATAAAGCAAAATAAATACAATAACAAGAGCATAGATAACTTGTGCTTCAATCATCGCAAGAGAGATATACATTGTAGTTGTAAGTTTGCTTGAAATGCTTGGGTTTCGAGCCATTCCTAAAATTGTAGCATTAGCTGCAATTCCCATACCTATACCACCGCCGCATGCGGCAACGCCAATAGCTATACCAACGCCTATTGCTGAAAATGAAGCAATTTGTGCATAAATGCTGATCATATCACCATCAGCAGCGAAGGCAATGCCAACTAGTGCAAAAAATAAAACAAGAATTTTCTTCACATCTCATCCTTTAATAAAGTTTCAAAATTTAAAACACACTATTCTAGTTAAATTTCGCTTTGAAATTGTTTAAATAGCACTAATTTTTTATTATCCTGTATTGTTAAATTTTCAAATTACTATTTAAAAAAATAAAAATTTGCAAACAATTTTTAAAAATTTGATGGATTAAAATTTAATGTTTCACTGCAATTTTATCTCATTTTTTCAATTTTTCTAAAATCAGGCATTATTTTTTTTATAAAGTCATAAAATTCTGGTTTATGGTGTGGAAAAATTAAATGTGTCATTTCATGCAAGACTACATATTCTATGAAATCAAGCGGTTTTTCTGCAAGTTTTGTTGAAAAATTCAGATAGCCTTTTTTAGTATTGCAACTTCCCCAACGTGTATTCATTTTGCGAAGTGTTACGCGATTGATTTTTTTATTTATGAATGGTTGAAATTTTTGTATAAAATTTAAAATTTTTTCGCGTAAAAACTCTTTTTTAAAATTTTCCAGGCTTGTTTTATCAAAGCATAAAATTTCATTTTCTGAAATTTTACAGCCGTCATGACCAAATTTCACATCAAAAGTTTTTCCTAAAAAACGCGCTTTACCTGGTTCAAGTTTATTTTTTTGAAATTTTAAAAGTGCTTTTTCTATCCATTTTTCATTTATTTGCAATATTTTTAAAATATCGTTTTTATCGTAAAATTTCGGTGCACTTATTATAATTTCTCCATTTTGTGAAATTCTGATATGAGCGTATTTTATTTTTTTAAAAATTACGTAAACTTCATTGTTTTCAAAATTCAAACTAATTTTTTGCTTATCCATCTTTTGCTTTTCCAGCGCCAAGTGTGAGCGATTCCTCTTAACCATTCATCGGCGCAAAATCCTATCCAAACGCCCAAAATTCCAATCCCTAAATGAATTCCTAAAAAATATCCCAAAGGAATGGAAACTCCAATCATAAAAATCAATCCCATATAAAATGGAAATCTGGCATCCCCGCTTGCTCTAAGCGCATTTACGAAAATGATATTAAAGCTTCGTCCGATTTCAAGCACTATTGTTAGATAAAATAGCGGCCTCATCGTATTTGAAAGCTCAGGCGTGAAATTTAAAATTTGCATTATTTTTTCTTTTGAAATAAATACTAAAAATATGAAAAGTGCGGTAATTGCAAGTGCAATTTTTAAAGTTTTGAATGTTTGATTATATGCTTTTTCACTTTCGCCGGCTCCTACTAAACGTCCTACGATGACTTCGTTTGCCATGCTTATCGCGCTTGCTGCAAAAAATATAAAAGCTGAAATTTGAAAATAAATGGTTTGAGCCGTTAAACTTGATTTTCCCATACTTGCTACAAAGCCGAAAGCGATCATATATTGAAC from Campylobacter hominis ATCC BAA-381 carries:
- a CDS encoding ATP-binding protein — encoded protein: MKLSTNSSLFIISAVPLMLIFVFASYFFYKSFADYSKIQSLTTQFDNSRELNKVLEELGRERGLTAAFLGSGGAIGSGEVLKKQRVTTDTAISTFKRKASEFEERGNFLSQLLGYKNEELKNNNAKILSLLGKLPEIRTVIDQKKPSFVNLYDEYYRNIDIQYAVSQQAISKFFTQPDISTWATTLANTYSSLMNTISERDYVIENIVASRSMNTKTIQRWKDFSNASRLPVYTYLPASNAKNEIQKILDNVETKNILNDTDRLDLLLQQDALSGQYRMSFIEWFTIMTQKYNITKEIIVKIDSELNKVAIANVAAGKQILYISAVIWAFTLVLIFFSASVSRKFSKNVKELGKVIGRIGELSNQEQNIDIQSSEGITKAYGLIQDALDLVTYQKEAAEDANKAKSIFLANMSHEIRTPLNGVIGFTELLRNTELDEEQQDYVDTIEQSSENLLTIINNILDVSKIESNKVELEDILFNPIQDFESAVEIYVAKATEKNIDILLYIDPTLIHHLYGDITKIKEVLINLMSNAVKFTPEGGMIAVEIVRVKSDNPNEATVNFSVEDTGVGIAEDKLVNVFNAFSQADSTITRKYGGTGLGLTISSKYVAMMGGKLEVKSTLGKGTRFYFTLTFKETQKTNAENMFDGIKQLSCAMFAEQSDVMFNNIFKNYIEHFGAKISIFYDKNEFLNSADSGKFNVLATRFKNFDSIKDSVKLPLLLSLKPKELQSITITNPNVFTISEPVNVSKLVKVVGRISKAGAVPGLRGDSGFESSNLKDIIQNSLKKQGEPEIKISEPVAEQVIEEVSEPEISVVQEEIKPLDISLDDNLFSQKAVETEPETLSAESEPKIEIPVEPVVTEPVVHEPEIKVVNEVQSDEEEAAKFDEPISLVIPDETSKVKIEPVVESVKSQEPEVVTEEAVKPVDFEIPVEKVAAESEIVEEKIPEPEIIKSEPAIKETIKPKTKVVTEYVDKTEIVEETIMVDEEFEEPVTTYEIVEKPETVMVEVEEEVIEEIDDPNAASSGVAGGGDDVPLLKRTYNANILIAEDNEINQKLMKHTLSSFKANLTIVENGLLALEARKSGDFDLVFMDISMPVMDGIEATKQIKQYEQENNLKHIPIVAVTANALKGDRERFMSQGLDEYCTKPIKKDILASMLDMFIKNKRSDGAGAAAATNEPPKKIKVKRKIKKQVPKTVIKKVKVPKTVIKKVVKKVPKVVKKEITKKVPVQKVVEIPVEQVSTIDTFSENLNKTLNIKSDIEQKVESKPINAEIFKDVLLYKNNPIENRIFASILNHMELSVDMVESFDEFVKKVKESGYKLSLIDDKVPNFDASLLQNSIDLSPSDIKSVVFTDNVSKNTLKGKFNDVIKYGINKTQLENIVNKYIG
- a CDS encoding response regulator, with the translated sequence MRNIKVLTVDDDNINLKLLEVMLKKTGKIDEIIKASNGLEALSILDQRDDIDLILLDIVMPVMNGLEFLDNMHSREKISHIPVIVLTTDETAKHEAFNKGAYDFMTKPVYDKELNQKLNDVMSIIE
- the atpE gene encoding ATP synthase F0 subunit C, coding for MKKILVLFFALVGIAFAADGDMISIYAQIASFSAIGVGIAIGVAACGGGIGMGIAANATILGMARNPSISSKLTTTMYISLAMIEAQVIYALVIVFILLYANPLLTETIAAAAK
- a CDS encoding M48 family metallopeptidase, with protein sequence MDKQKISLNFENNEVYVIFKKIKYAHIRISQNGEIIISAPKFYDKNDILKILQINEKWIEKALLKFQKNKLEPGKARFLGKTFDVKFGHDGCKISENEILCFDKTSLENFKKEFLREKILNFIQKFQPFINKKINRVTLRKMNTRWGSCNTKKGYLNFSTKLAEKPLDFIEYVVLHEMTHLIFPHHKPEFYDFIKKIMPDFRKIEKMR